The following coding sequences are from one Mesorhizobium onobrychidis window:
- a CDS encoding SUF system Fe-S cluster assembly protein yields MDDAGRTAETTSETTANGLVSASAIPADELARLTDDIVSALKTVYDPEIPADIYELGLIYKIDIEDDRSVKIDMTLTAPGCPVAGEMPGWVENAVGAVEGVSGVEVNMTFDPPWSPDRMSEEAQVAVGWY; encoded by the coding sequence ATGGATGATGCAGGCCGCACCGCTGAGACCACTTCGGAGACGACTGCCAACGGTCTGGTTTCCGCCTCGGCCATTCCCGCCGACGAACTGGCGCGGCTGACCGACGACATCGTCTCGGCACTGAAGACGGTCTACGACCCGGAAATCCCGGCCGACATCTACGAGCTCGGCCTGATCTACAAGATCGACATCGAAGACGACCGCTCGGTCAAGATCGACATGACGCTGACCGCGCCCGGCTGTCCGGTGGCCGGCGAAATGCCCGGCTGGGTGGAGAACGCCGTCGGCGCGGTCGAGGGCGTTTCCGGCGTCGAGGTCAACATGACCTTCGACCCGCCTTGGTCGCCCGACCGCATGTCGGAAGAGGCGCAGGTCGCGGTGGGTTGGTATTAA
- a CDS encoding cysteine desulfurase, with amino-acid sequence MDQKVENIPYDVEAIRRDFPILSREVYGKPLVYLDNGASAQKPQAVLDAIQHAYSQEYANVHRGLHFLSNAATDAFENARKIVQRFLNAPDTDNIVFTSNTTAAINTVAYGFGMPNIGEGDEIVLSIMEHHSNIVPWHFIRERQGARLVWVPVDDLGVFHIEEFEKRLTDRTKLVAITHMSNALGTVTPIKEIVRIAHARGIPVLVDGSQSAVHMPIDVQDLDCDFFVFTGHKVYGPSGIGVLYGKKDMLERMRPFMGGGEMIEEVTQEIVTYNDPPHRFEAGTPPIVQAIGLGAALEYMEKIGRERIAAHEADLKDYAHQRLRAINSLRIFGDAPDKGAIISFELQGIHAHDVSMVIDRQGVAVRAGTHCAQPLLKRFGVTSTCRASFGMYNTRAEVDALADALEKARKFFG; translated from the coding sequence ATGGACCAGAAAGTCGAAAACATCCCCTACGACGTCGAGGCGATACGCCGCGACTTCCCGATTCTGTCGCGGGAAGTTTACGGCAAACCGCTGGTCTATCTCGACAACGGCGCCTCGGCGCAGAAGCCGCAGGCCGTGCTCGACGCCATCCAGCACGCTTATTCCCAGGAATACGCCAATGTTCATCGCGGGCTACATTTCCTTTCGAATGCCGCGACCGACGCCTTTGAGAACGCGCGGAAGATAGTGCAAAGATTTCTGAACGCGCCTGATACCGACAACATCGTTTTCACCTCGAACACGACCGCGGCGATCAACACCGTCGCCTACGGCTTCGGTATGCCCAACATCGGCGAGGGCGACGAGATCGTGCTGTCGATCATGGAGCACCATTCCAACATCGTCCCGTGGCATTTTATCCGCGAGCGCCAGGGCGCCAGGCTGGTCTGGGTGCCGGTCGACGATCTCGGCGTATTCCACATCGAGGAGTTCGAAAAGCGGCTGACTGATCGCACAAAACTGGTCGCCATCACGCACATGTCGAACGCGCTGGGCACGGTGACGCCGATCAAAGAGATCGTCCGCATCGCGCACGCGCGCGGCATTCCGGTGCTGGTCGACGGCAGCCAGAGCGCCGTGCATATGCCGATCGACGTGCAGGACCTCGACTGCGATTTCTTCGTCTTCACCGGCCATAAGGTCTACGGGCCCTCGGGCATCGGCGTGCTCTACGGCAAGAAGGACATGCTGGAGCGCATGCGTCCGTTCATGGGCGGCGGCGAGATGATCGAGGAGGTGACGCAAGAGATCGTCACCTACAACGATCCGCCGCACCGCTTCGAGGCCGGCACGCCGCCGATCGTCCAGGCGATCGGGCTGGGTGCGGCGCTCGAATACATGGAAAAGATCGGCCGCGAGCGCATTGCCGCCCACGAGGCGGATCTGAAGGACTATGCCCATCAGCGGTTGCGCGCCATCAACTCGCTGCGCATCTTCGGCGATGCGCCGGATAAGGGCGCCATCATCTCCTTCGAACTGCAGGGCATTCATGCCCACGACGTGTCGATGGTGATCGATAGGCAAGGCGTCGCCGTGCGCGCCGGCACCCACTGCGCCCAGCCGCTGTTGAAACGCTTCGGCGTAACCTCCACATGCAGGGCATCGTTCGGCATGTATAATACCAGGGCCGAAGTCGACGCTTTGGCCGATGCGCTCGAAAAAGCGCGAAAGTTCTTCGGATGA
- a CDS encoding FMN-binding negative transcriptional regulator — MYQPPHFQETRQDVLHGLIRAHPLGLLISNGAEGPVANAIPFLLDAEVPPNGRLRAHLARANPQWRLLADSPASPVLVVFQGTDAYVTPSWYETKRETGKVVPTWNYAIVQVRGAVRVIEDQDWLAQQISDLTISQEAAREAPWAVADAPASFIQSQIKGIVGLEIEITDLQGKWKVSQNRPIADRSGVAEGLESEDPNSPDMVRLVRSYGGLDDR, encoded by the coding sequence ATGTACCAGCCCCCGCATTTCCAGGAAACGCGGCAGGACGTCCTGCACGGGCTGATCCGGGCGCATCCGCTTGGCTTGCTGATTTCAAATGGAGCCGAGGGGCCGGTCGCGAACGCGATCCCGTTCCTGCTCGACGCCGAAGTGCCGCCGAATGGCAGGCTGCGCGCCCATCTGGCGAGAGCCAATCCGCAATGGCGCCTGCTGGCCGACAGCCCGGCATCGCCCGTGCTGGTCGTCTTCCAGGGTACCGATGCCTATGTGACGCCGTCCTGGTACGAGACCAAGCGCGAGACCGGGAAGGTCGTGCCGACCTGGAACTACGCCATTGTCCAGGTGCGCGGTGCCGTCAGGGTGATCGAGGACCAGGACTGGCTGGCCCAGCAGATTTCCGATCTGACGATATCACAGGAAGCCGCTCGCGAAGCACCCTGGGCGGTGGCCGACGCACCAGCCAGCTTCATCCAGTCGCAGATCAAGGGCATTGTCGGGCTGGAAATCGAGATCACTGACTTGCAAGGCAAGTGGAAGGTCAGCCAGAACCGGCCCATCGCCGACCGTAGCGGTGTCGCCGAGGGGCTCGAGAGCGAGGATCCGAACTCGCCCGACATGGTTCGGCTTGTACGATCCTACGGCGGACTGGACGACAGATAG
- a CDS encoding GFA family protein: protein MPLLLKGSCRCNAVRFEVESHTPVPFMLCYCSICRKQQGGGGFAINLGADFETLIIKGKRNLGVYQAEIEDDEHPQCEISSGERNFCRKCGSALWLYDPTWPELVHPFASAIDTDLPKPPEKVHLMLKYKANWVVPEIGKGDKVFDVYPEESIARWHKRTGMWVD from the coding sequence ATGCCGCTTCTTCTCAAAGGGTCCTGCCGGTGCAATGCTGTCCGCTTCGAGGTGGAAAGCCACACGCCGGTGCCATTCATGCTCTGCTACTGCTCGATCTGCCGCAAGCAGCAGGGCGGCGGTGGCTTTGCCATCAATCTCGGCGCCGATTTCGAGACGCTGATAATCAAGGGCAAGCGCAATCTCGGCGTCTATCAAGCCGAGATCGAGGACGACGAGCATCCGCAATGCGAAATCTCGTCAGGCGAGCGGAATTTCTGCAGGAAATGCGGATCGGCACTCTGGCTCTACGACCCGACCTGGCCGGAGCTGGTCCACCCCTTCGCCTCGGCGATCGACACAGACCTGCCGAAACCGCCTGAAAAAGTGCACCTCATGCTGAAATACAAGGCGAACTGGGTCGTGCCCGAGATCGGCAAGGGCGACAAGGTCTTCGATGTCTATCCGGAAGAATCAATCGCCAGATGGCACAAACGAACGGGAATGTGGGTGGATTAG
- the sufC gene encoding Fe-S cluster assembly ATPase SufC has product MLEIRNLHARIVDDGTEIIRGLNLTVKAGEVAAIMGPNGSGKSTLSYILAGREDYEVTEGDILYNGQSILEMDPAERATSGIFLAFQYPMEIPGVATMEFLKVAMNEQRKARGEEPLKIPEFLKRVKDAAALLDMDMAMLKRPLNVGFSGGEKKRAEILQMKLLEPKLCVLDETDSGLDIDALKIVSEGVNALRAPDRAIVIITHYQRLLQYIVPDSVHVLYRGQVVKSGDKSLALDLEANGYAGVIGQAA; this is encoded by the coding sequence ATGCTTGAAATCAGAAACCTGCATGCTCGCATCGTCGATGACGGCACCGAGATCATCCGCGGCCTGAACCTGACGGTGAAAGCCGGCGAGGTCGCCGCCATCATGGGCCCCAACGGCTCGGGAAAATCGACGCTGTCCTACATCCTCGCCGGTCGCGAGGACTATGAAGTGACCGAAGGCGATATCCTCTACAATGGCCAGTCGATCCTCGAGATGGATCCGGCCGAGCGCGCCACATCAGGCATTTTTCTCGCCTTCCAGTATCCGATGGAGATACCGGGCGTGGCGACGATGGAATTCCTGAAAGTGGCGATGAACGAGCAGCGCAAAGCGCGCGGCGAGGAGCCGCTGAAGATCCCGGAATTCCTGAAGCGCGTGAAGGACGCGGCCGCCTTGCTCGACATGGACATGGCGATGCTGAAGCGGCCGCTCAATGTCGGCTTCTCCGGCGGGGAGAAGAAGCGCGCCGAGATCCTGCAGATGAAGCTTCTGGAGCCAAAACTCTGTGTGCTCGACGAGACTGATTCCGGCCTCGACATCGATGCGCTGAAGATCGTCTCGGAAGGCGTCAATGCGTTGCGCGCGCCAGACCGCGCCATCGTCATCATCACCCACTACCAGCGCCTGCTTCAGTACATCGTGCCGGATAGTGTGCACGTGCTGTACAGGGGCCAGGTGGTCAAGTCGGGCGACAAGTCGCTGGCGCTCGACCTCGAGGCCAATGGCTATGCCGGCGTGATCGGCCAAGCCGCGTGA
- the sufD gene encoding Fe-S cluster assembly protein SufD: MNIHTTPQRTPAETALIDAFSDRLSLLPGDGTVMLKRDDAIEAIKSGLPTRRIESWHYTDLRRLLTSVPDFDPAAVAKAIAPVVEGSAVLPVLNGVSSTKLPDIDGVAVQRLSEKLTDGSIAPGLDAYGADDAIGALNTAFVADGYFVDIADGTELDKPIELQNLQAGGQTHVRFSVRVGAGAKAVIVERQAGEGAALVSSVSQLLLEEGADVMWLIVQEQADTATHLAQFKAHLGKDAKLTLFVMNAGGKLVRQEVVVRTTGEGADFTLRGINLLAGDTHTDVTMVLDHAVPHTASTEVIRNVVTGRARGVFQGRINVHQYAQKTNAKMACNTLLLSDDGEFSTKPELEIFADDVVCGHGATVTEIDHSHLFYLMARGIDEKTARGLLVKAFVAEVIEELDDEAIVEALEARLDGWFVAHG, encoded by the coding sequence ATGAACATACACACGACACCCCAGCGAACGCCGGCCGAAACAGCGCTGATCGACGCCTTCAGCGACCGGTTGTCGCTGCTGCCCGGCGACGGCACGGTGATGTTGAAGCGCGACGACGCCATCGAGGCGATCAAGAGCGGCCTGCCGACGCGACGCATCGAATCCTGGCACTACACCGACCTGCGCCGCCTGCTGACTTCGGTGCCGGACTTCGATCCCGCAGCCGTCGCGAAAGCCATTGCGCCTGTTGTTGAAGGGTCCGCTGTTCTGCCGGTGCTGAACGGCGTGTCGAGCACGAAACTGCCTGATATCGACGGTGTTGCCGTGCAGCGCCTGTCGGAAAAGCTGACCGACGGCAGCATCGCGCCGGGGCTCGATGCCTATGGCGCCGACGATGCCATCGGCGCGCTGAACACCGCTTTCGTGGCCGACGGCTATTTTGTCGACATCGCCGACGGCACCGAACTGGACAAGCCGATCGAATTGCAGAACCTGCAGGCCGGCGGCCAGACGCATGTGCGCTTCAGCGTCCGCGTCGGCGCCGGCGCCAAGGCCGTTATCGTCGAGCGCCAGGCGGGCGAGGGCGCCGCACTCGTCAGCTCGGTCAGCCAGCTTCTGCTTGAAGAGGGCGCCGACGTGATGTGGCTGATCGTGCAGGAGCAGGCGGATACGGCCACGCATCTTGCCCAGTTCAAGGCGCATCTCGGCAAGGATGCGAAGCTGACCCTGTTCGTGATGAATGCCGGCGGCAAGCTGGTGCGCCAGGAGGTCGTGGTCAGAACGACCGGCGAAGGCGCCGATTTCACGCTGCGCGGCATCAACCTGCTTGCCGGCGACACCCATACCGACGTGACCATGGTGCTCGACCATGCCGTGCCGCACACGGCGTCGACCGAGGTGATCCGCAACGTGGTGACGGGAAGAGCGCGCGGCGTCTTCCAGGGGCGCATCAACGTCCACCAATATGCGCAGAAGACCAACGCCAAGATGGCCTGCAACACGCTGCTTCTGTCGGATGACGGCGAGTTCTCGACCAAGCCTGAGCTTGAGATCTTCGCCGACGACGTCGTCTGCGGCCATGGCGCGACCGTCACCGAGATCGATCATAGCCACCTGTTCTACCTAATGGCGCGCGGCATTGACGAGAAGACCGCGCGGGGGCTGCTGGTGAAGGCGTTCGTTGCCGAGGTGATCGAGGAACTGGACGACGAGGCGATCGTCGAGGCGCTGGAAGCAAGGCTCGACGGCTGGTTCGTGGCGCACGGATAG
- a CDS encoding glycosyltransferase family 2 protein: MPEISIVIPCRNEAANLPLLLDEIGAAMVGRDFEVIVVDDGSTDETTSVLAAQAVLRPFPLRHLRHEKSAGQSFAVRSGAWAARDDIVATIDGDGQNDPKYIPALVDALRHAGPGFGLAQGQRLKRRDSKIKQLASRFANWLRKAVLHDETRDTGCGLKAIHTDILRKLPFFDGTHRFVPALVIQEGYRVVHCDVVDRSRRHGKSNYGIFDRGLQGVLDLAGVWWLRRRRRRMPKTQEIRHG, translated from the coding sequence ATGCCGGAGATATCCATCGTCATTCCTTGCAGGAACGAGGCGGCGAACCTGCCGCTTCTGCTTGACGAGATCGGGGCGGCGATGGTCGGGCGCGACTTCGAGGTGATCGTCGTCGACGATGGTTCGACCGACGAGACCACCTCGGTGCTTGCCGCCCAGGCGGTGCTTCGCCCGTTTCCGCTTCGCCACCTCCGGCATGAGAAATCCGCCGGCCAGTCTTTCGCTGTGCGTTCGGGCGCCTGGGCGGCCCGCGACGATATCGTCGCCACCATCGATGGCGACGGCCAGAACGATCCCAAATATATTCCGGCGCTCGTCGATGCCCTGCGGCACGCCGGTCCCGGTTTCGGTCTTGCGCAGGGGCAGCGCCTGAAGCGTCGCGACAGCAAGATCAAGCAACTGGCGTCGCGTTTTGCCAACTGGCTGAGAAAGGCCGTCCTGCATGACGAGACCCGCGACACGGGCTGCGGCCTGAAGGCGATCCATACCGACATCCTCAGGAAATTGCCGTTCTTCGACGGCACGCACCGCTTTGTTCCAGCCCTCGTCATCCAGGAGGGGTATCGCGTCGTGCATTGCGACGTCGTCGACCGCTCTCGCCGCCACGGCAAGTCGAATTACGGAATTTTCGATCGCGGCCTGCAAGGGGTGCTTGATCTCGCCGGTGTCTGGTGGCTGCGCCGCCGGCGCCGGAGAATGCCAAAAACACAGGAAATCCGGCATGGCTAA
- a CDS encoding cysteine desulfurase family protein, producing the protein MAGPRAYLDYNASAPLLAAARAAMIAALDAAGNPSSVHAEGRAARRLIENARRDVAALVNAGAEHVVFTSGATEAASTLLTPDWQMGRGTVRMSRLYVCEADHPCVLNGGRFPAVQVTRIGVDADGIVRLDALAAALGRHDKADGLPLVAIHAANNETGVIQPVDRIAEIVKAAGGILVVDAVQAAGRIPLDMSASYADYLILSSHKIGGPKGVGAIIAASDLMMPRPLIAGGGQEKGHRGGTENLAAIAGFGAAAREALIGLKSIDAVGSRRDEIEAIVKALVPDAEIFGTGAPRLANTTFFAIAGIKAETAQIAFDLAGVALSAGSACSSGKVGPSHVLKAMGYNDSLGALRVSIGHATSAEDIELFGAALAGIASRRGGREEAA; encoded by the coding sequence ATGGCCGGACCACGCGCCTATCTCGACTACAATGCCAGCGCGCCGCTGCTTGCCGCGGCGCGCGCGGCAATGATTGCCGCGCTCGATGCCGCCGGCAACCCGTCGTCGGTCCATGCCGAGGGTCGCGCCGCACGGCGGCTGATCGAGAATGCAAGGCGCGATGTGGCGGCGCTGGTCAACGCCGGCGCCGAGCATGTCGTGTTCACCTCCGGTGCGACGGAAGCCGCCTCGACGCTGCTGACGCCGGATTGGCAGATGGGGCGCGGCACTGTCCGCATGAGCCGGCTCTATGTCTGCGAAGCCGATCATCCTTGTGTGCTGAACGGCGGGCGTTTTCCGGCAGTCCAGGTGACACGCATCGGCGTCGACGCCGACGGCATAGTCCGGCTGGACGCGTTGGCGGCGGCACTTGGCCGTCATGACAAGGCAGACGGTCTGCCGTTGGTGGCGATCCATGCCGCCAATAACGAGACCGGCGTCATCCAGCCGGTCGACCGCATCGCCGAAATCGTCAAGGCGGCGGGCGGCATCCTGGTCGTCGACGCCGTGCAGGCAGCCGGTCGCATTCCGCTCGATATGTCAGCGAGTTACGCCGATTACCTAATTCTGTCCTCGCACAAGATCGGCGGTCCCAAGGGCGTTGGCGCCATTATCGCCGCCTCGGACCTGATGATGCCTAGGCCCTTGATCGCCGGCGGCGGCCAGGAAAAGGGTCATCGTGGCGGCACCGAAAATCTGGCCGCGATCGCTGGTTTTGGCGCGGCGGCGCGGGAGGCCCTGATCGGATTGAAGAGCATCGATGCGGTCGGTAGCCGCCGCGACGAGATCGAAGCCATCGTGAAAGCGCTGGTGCCGGATGCGGAAATCTTCGGAACCGGGGCGCCGAGGCTTGCCAATACGACATTCTTCGCTATTGCGGGCATCAAGGCCGAGACGGCGCAGATCGCCTTCGACCTCGCCGGTGTGGCGCTGTCGGCCGGTTCCGCCTGTTCGTCGGGCAAGGTCGGCCCGAGCCATGTGCTGAAAGCCATGGGATACAATGACAGCCTTGGCGCTTTGCGTGTGTCCATCGGCCACGCAACGAGCGCCGAGGACATCGAACTGTTCGGTGCTGCGCTGGCAGGTATCGCCTCGCGCCGCGGGGGCAGGGAAGAAGCTGCCTGA
- a CDS encoding alpha/beta hydrolase has product MPEVIFTGPAGRLEGRYQPSKEKSAPIAIILHPHPQFGGTMNNKIVYDLFYMFQKRDFTTLRFNFRGIGRSQGEFDHGTGELSDAAAALDWVQSLHPDSKSCWVAGYSFGSWIGMQLLMRRPEIEGFISIAPQPNTYDFSFLAPCPSSGLIIHGDADKVAPPKDVQGLVDKLHTQKGITITQKTLPGANHFFSNDADLLLQECADYLDRRLAGELSDPRPKRLR; this is encoded by the coding sequence ATGCCTGAGGTCATCTTCACCGGTCCGGCCGGCCGCCTGGAGGGTCGCTACCAGCCTTCCAAGGAAAAGAGCGCGCCGATTGCCATCATCCTGCACCCGCACCCGCAGTTCGGCGGCACGATGAACAACAAGATCGTCTACGACCTCTTCTACATGTTTCAAAAGCGGGATTTCACCACGCTTCGCTTCAATTTCCGCGGCATCGGCCGCAGCCAGGGCGAATTCGACCACGGCACCGGCGAATTGTCGGATGCGGCCGCGGCACTTGACTGGGTGCAGTCGCTGCATCCGGATTCCAAGAGCTGCTGGGTCGCCGGCTATTCGTTCGGCTCGTGGATCGGCATGCAGCTTCTGATGCGCCGGCCGGAGATTGAAGGCTTCATCTCGATCGCGCCGCAGCCCAACACCTATGATTTCTCGTTCCTGGCGCCCTGCCCGTCGTCCGGCCTTATCATCCATGGCGACGCCGACAAGGTCGCGCCGCCTAAGGACGTGCAGGGGTTGGTCGACAAGCTGCACACGCAAAAGGGCATCACCATCACCCAGAAGACCTTGCCCGGCGCCAACCATTTCTTCTCCAACGACGCGGACCTCCTGCTCCAGGAATGCGCGGACTATCTAGATCGCCGTCTGGCCGGCGAGTTGTCCGACCCGCGGCCGAAACGGTTGAGATAG
- the sufA gene encoding Fe-S cluster assembly scaffold SufA translates to MGRFAVITMTEKAADRVREIVATRENAHGIRLGIKKGGCAGMEYTVDLVTEPNTKDDHIERDGAHVYVAPEAALFLFGTEMDFEQTTLRTGFTFRNPNQSSACGCGESVELKPADLKALAEARASA, encoded by the coding sequence ATGGGACGCTTCGCCGTCATCACGATGACCGAAAAGGCTGCCGACCGGGTACGCGAGATCGTCGCAACCCGTGAGAATGCGCATGGCATTCGCCTTGGCATCAAGAAGGGCGGCTGCGCCGGCATGGAATATACGGTCGACCTGGTGACTGAGCCCAACACCAAGGACGACCATATCGAGCGCGACGGCGCCCACGTCTATGTCGCGCCTGAGGCAGCGCTTTTCCTGTTCGGCACCGAGATGGATTTCGAGCAGACGACGCTGCGCACCGGCTTCACCTTTCGCAACCCGAACCAGAGTTCGGCCTGCGGCTGTGGCGAATCGGTCGAGCTCAAGCCGGCCGACCTGAAGGCCTTGGCCGAGGCGCGCGCTTCGGCCTGA
- the sufB gene encoding Fe-S cluster assembly protein SufB yields the protein MPAVQDTIDRVRKIDVDQYKYGFQTEIAMDKAPKGLSEDIIRFISAKKDEPSWMLEWRLEAYRRWVTLDEPKWARVHYPKIDFQDLYYYAAPKSTPGPTSLSDVDPELLRVYEKLGIPLKEQEILAGVQKTDASELEEASDNVYKSGRVAVDAVFDSVSVVTTFKKELAQAGVIFCSISEAIREHPELVKKYLGSVVPTSDNFYATLNSAVFTDGSFVFVPKGVRCPMELSTYFRMNEKNTGQFERTLIIAEEGAYVSYLEGCTAPQRDENQLHAAVVELIALDDAEIKYSTVQNWYPGDAEGKGGIYNFVTKRGDCRGHRSKISWTQVETGSAITWKYPSCILRGDDSSGEFYSIAVSNGYQQVDSGTKMIHLGKNTSSRIISKGIAAGYSQNTYRGQVSAHRKATNARNFTNCDSLLIGDQCGAHTVPYMEAKNATAQFEHEATTSKISEDQKFYVMQRGIPEEEAIALIVNGFVKDVIQQLPMEFAVEAQKLIGISLEGSVG from the coding sequence ATGCCTGCTGTGCAGGACACGATCGATCGGGTCCGAAAGATCGACGTCGACCAATACAAATACGGATTCCAGACCGAAATCGCGATGGACAAGGCCCCAAAGGGCCTGAGCGAAGACATTATCCGCTTCATTTCGGCGAAGAAGGACGAGCCGTCCTGGATGTTGGAATGGCGTCTGGAAGCGTATCGGCGCTGGGTGACGCTGGACGAGCCGAAGTGGGCGCGCGTCCATTATCCGAAGATCGATTTCCAGGACCTCTACTATTACGCGGCGCCCAAGAGCACGCCGGGACCGACATCGCTGAGCGACGTCGATCCCGAGCTGTTGAGGGTCTACGAAAAGCTCGGTATCCCACTGAAGGAACAGGAAATCCTTGCCGGCGTGCAGAAGACCGATGCGTCTGAACTCGAGGAAGCCAGCGACAATGTCTATAAGTCGGGCCGCGTCGCCGTCGACGCCGTGTTCGATTCAGTTTCCGTCGTCACCACCTTCAAGAAGGAGCTGGCGCAGGCCGGCGTCATCTTCTGCTCGATCTCGGAAGCCATCCGCGAGCACCCGGAACTGGTGAAGAAATATCTCGGCTCGGTCGTGCCGACCTCCGACAATTTCTACGCCACGCTGAATTCGGCGGTGTTCACCGATGGCTCCTTCGTCTTCGTGCCCAAGGGCGTGCGCTGCCCGATGGAACTGTCGACCTATTTCCGCATGAACGAGAAGAACACCGGCCAGTTCGAGCGCACGCTGATCATCGCCGAGGAAGGGGCTTACGTCTCCTATCTCGAAGGCTGCACGGCGCCGCAGCGCGACGAGAACCAGCTTCACGCCGCCGTGGTCGAACTGATCGCGCTCGACGATGCCGAGATCAAATACTCGACGGTGCAGAACTGGTACCCCGGCGACGCCGAGGGCAAGGGCGGCATCTACAATTTCGTCACCAAGCGCGGCGACTGCCGCGGCCACCGTTCGAAGATTTCGTGGACGCAGGTCGAGACCGGCTCGGCGATTACCTGGAAATATCCGAGCTGCATCCTGCGCGGCGACGATTCCAGCGGCGAGTTCTATTCGATCGCCGTGTCGAACGGCTACCAGCAGGTCGACAGCGGCACCAAGATGATCCATCTCGGCAAGAACACGTCGAGCCGCATCATCTCCAAGGGCATCGCCGCCGGCTACTCGCAGAACACCTATCGCGGCCAGGTCTCGGCGCACCGCAAGGCAACCAACGCCCGCAACTTCACCAACTGTGACTCGCTGCTGATCGGCGACCAGTGCGGCGCGCACACCGTGCCCTACATGGAAGCCAAGAACGCAACGGCACAGTTCGAGCACGAGGCGACGACGTCGAAAATCTCCGAGGACCAGAAGTTCTACGTCATGCAGCGCGGCATTCCGGAAGAAGAGGCGATCGCGCTGATCGTCAACGGTTTCGTCAAGGACGTCATCCAGCAGCTGCCGATGGAATTCGCGGTCGAGGCGCAGAAGCTGATTGGGATTAGCCTCGAGGGCTCGGTCGGCTGA
- a CDS encoding TfoX/Sxy family protein, which produces MDNERIAELFEGLGPVSIRKMFGGKGIYFDGVIVAIVVRGELMLKADAESAPEFEAAGCRQWTYTGSRHGKLVSMPYWSVPDSAFDDPDEMSVWARRAYEAGLRAGK; this is translated from the coding sequence ATGGACAATGAACGCATTGCCGAACTTTTCGAGGGCCTCGGCCCGGTCAGCATTCGCAAGATGTTCGGCGGCAAGGGCATCTATTTTGACGGCGTTATCGTCGCCATCGTGGTGCGTGGCGAATTGATGCTGAAGGCCGACGCGGAAAGCGCGCCCGAATTCGAGGCGGCCGGCTGTCGGCAATGGACCTATACGGGGTCGCGGCACGGCAAGCTGGTGTCGATGCCGTATTGGAGCGTTCCCGACAGCGCCTTCGACGATCCGGATGAGATGTCGGTCTGGGCACGCCGGGCCTATGAAGCGGGGCTGCGTGCCGGCAAATAG